A single Vicinamibacterales bacterium DNA region contains:
- a CDS encoding DUF5916 domain-containing protein has product MLATDAPKIDGVLDEAVWASANVIEQFVQQEPNEGQPATDRTEVRVLYDKGHLFIGVHAYASLGVTATEMRRDADRLFDEDNFQVVLDTFHDSRNAFMFLTTPLGAKLEQQIFDEGEGGGRGTTANVNRNWDGVWDAAAKITEDGWTAEISIPVNTLRFAKRDEQVWGINFQRHIRRKNEMAFWAPIPKAYTLTRVSLAGELTGLRGLSLGWDLKLKPFLVGGVRDVQTSRTVGNTSAIRDIGLDARYGVTPGLNLDVTVNTDFAQVEVDEQQVNLTRFGLFFPEKRDFFLENSNLFTVGTGSSFTSTPVQTDLFFSRRIGLSDAGTPIPILAGARLAGKSGSNNIGVLNVQTESAFGKAGDNFFVGRYSRDVFRRSRIGALFINKESVDGSAHFNRTMSVDGNFALGRSMQATGFLAKTATPGKSGNDMAFYGRVAYRDPKWNLWLNYLDVQQNFNAEAGFVQRTGVRTTKAYFGPTPRPKRGSIKLMEPMYVLTYTTDQGNRLVGRMHHLMHGTTLRDDSFINVIYQRSLDVLDVPFRIRPGVTIPVGAYTSDEWIFNYNTSPGRKLYTRLSFSPMEFYGGTRRQMSASGGVRASSRMAAELQFNRNDVKMPWGDFLVNLTTLRVDYTFSPRMTIRSLTQYNSSTHEISNNVRFNLIHRPGSDLYLVYNDLSQTGLPADIFGQKDRQLVLKVNYLLQR; this is encoded by the coding sequence GTGCTCGCCACTGACGCGCCCAAGATTGATGGCGTGCTCGACGAAGCGGTCTGGGCCTCGGCGAATGTGATCGAACAGTTCGTCCAGCAGGAGCCCAACGAGGGCCAGCCCGCCACCGACCGCACCGAAGTGCGCGTGCTCTACGACAAGGGCCATCTCTTCATCGGCGTCCACGCCTATGCCTCGCTGGGGGTCACGGCCACCGAGATGCGGCGCGACGCCGACCGCCTGTTCGACGAAGACAACTTCCAGGTCGTGCTCGACACCTTTCACGACTCGCGCAACGCGTTCATGTTCCTGACCACGCCGCTCGGCGCGAAGCTCGAGCAGCAGATCTTCGATGAGGGCGAGGGCGGCGGCCGCGGCACCACCGCCAACGTCAACCGCAACTGGGACGGCGTATGGGATGCCGCCGCGAAGATCACCGAAGACGGCTGGACCGCCGAGATTTCCATCCCGGTGAACACGCTGCGGTTTGCCAAACGCGACGAGCAGGTGTGGGGCATCAACTTCCAGCGGCACATCCGCCGCAAGAACGAGATGGCGTTCTGGGCGCCGATCCCGAAGGCCTACACCCTCACCCGCGTCAGCCTGGCCGGCGAGCTGACGGGCCTGCGCGGCCTCAGCCTCGGCTGGGACCTCAAGCTCAAGCCCTTCCTGGTTGGCGGTGTTCGAGACGTGCAGACCAGCCGCACCGTCGGCAACACCTCCGCCATTCGCGACATCGGCCTCGACGCCCGCTACGGCGTCACGCCGGGCCTGAACCTCGACGTCACCGTCAACACCGACTTCGCGCAGGTGGAGGTCGATGAGCAGCAGGTGAACCTCACGCGTTTCGGCCTGTTCTTTCCCGAAAAGCGCGACTTCTTCCTCGAGAACTCGAACCTGTTCACAGTCGGCACGGGCAGCTCGTTCACCTCGACGCCGGTGCAGACCGACCTGTTTTTCAGCCGCCGCATCGGCCTGTCGGATGCCGGCACGCCGATCCCCATCCTCGCCGGCGCGCGCCTGGCCGGCAAGTCGGGGAGCAACAACATCGGCGTTCTCAACGTGCAGACCGAATCGGCGTTCGGCAAGGCCGGCGATAACTTCTTCGTCGGCCGCTACAGTCGCGACGTGTTCCGGCGGTCGCGCATCGGCGCGCTGTTCATCAACAAGGAATCGGTGGACGGCAGTGCCCACTTCAACCGGACGATGAGCGTGGACGGCAATTTCGCCCTGGGCCGGAGCATGCAGGCCACCGGCTTCCTGGCGAAGACGGCGACGCCCGGCAAGTCCGGCAACGACATGGCGTTCTACGGCCGTGTCGCCTACCGCGACCCGAAGTGGAACCTGTGGCTGAACTACCTCGACGTGCAGCAGAACTTCAACGCGGAAGCGGGCTTCGTGCAGCGCACCGGTGTCCGCACCACCAAGGCGTACTTCGGCCCGACGCCGCGCCCCAAGCGCGGCAGCATCAAGCTGATGGAGCCGATGTACGTGCTGACCTACACCACGGATCAGGGCAACCGGCTGGTCGGCCGCATGCACCACCTGATGCATGGCACCACGCTCCGAGACGACTCGTTCATCAACGTGATCTACCAGCGCAGCCTGGACGTGCTGGACGTGCCGTTCCGCATCCGGCCGGGCGTGACCATCCCGGTGGGCGCCTACACCTCGGACGAGTGGATCTTCAACTACAACACCAGCCCCGGCCGCAAGCTCTACACGCGGCTGTCGTTCTCACCGATGGAGTTTTACGGTGGCACGCGCCGGCAAATGTCGGCATCCGGCGGCGTCCGCGCCTCGAGCCGGATGGCCGCGGAACTGCAGTTCAACCGCAACGACGTCAAGATGCCGTGGGGCGACTTCCTCGTCAACCTGACGACCCTGCGCGTGGACTACACGTTCTCCCCGCGCATGACCATCCGCAGCCTGACGCAGTACAACTCGTCCACGCACGAGATCTCCAACAACGTGCGGTTCAACTTGATCCACCGCCCCGGAAGCGATCTCTACCTGGTCTACAACGACCTCTCGCAGACCGGCCTCCCGGCCGACATCTTCGGGCAGAAGGACCGCCAGTTGGTCCTGAAGGTGAACTACCTGCTGCAGCGGTGA
- a CDS encoding serine hydrolase, translating to MRLMMLSLVALALLAGQPAAQSRTLQSLLDAELAGFPATTGVYVKHLTTGEAAGVRAEQDFSTASVIKLTFMVRAYQMADRAQLDLDERITLTRAHLRHGTGVFQYHDAGLQPTLRDAITEMIITSDNTATDIVLMKIGGPAAVTKWLVEGGYPRLASYGRPHDYRRDLLTMIDPAFANLTAEETSGLMYASDRNPLFARYGDLFTGPRAKWIDTVRDPAIRQRLARERDQRTSTDRKFWLGSMTPTDTARLIESIERGTAASKASCDAMLQTLRRQQLGARRLPHFIDVPVAHKTGDGGTIANDVGVIYARSGPVVVAFFANSVTGSYAEAEDRIGRLGERLVRYFDAGK from the coding sequence ATGCGTCTGATGATGTTGAGCCTGGTTGCCCTGGCCCTCCTGGCCGGTCAACCCGCCGCGCAATCGCGAACCCTGCAGTCGCTACTCGATGCCGAACTCGCCGGCTTCCCCGCGACCACGGGTGTCTACGTCAAACACCTCACGACGGGCGAAGCGGCTGGCGTTCGCGCGGAGCAGGACTTCAGCACGGCGAGCGTCATCAAGCTGACCTTCATGGTTCGCGCCTACCAGATGGCCGACCGCGCACAGCTGGACCTCGACGAGCGCATCACCCTGACGCGCGCGCACCTGCGGCATGGCACCGGCGTGTTCCAGTATCACGACGCCGGCCTGCAGCCGACGCTCCGCGACGCCATCACCGAGATGATCATCACCAGCGACAACACCGCCACCGACATCGTCCTGATGAAGATCGGCGGGCCTGCTGCGGTGACGAAGTGGCTGGTGGAAGGCGGCTACCCGCGCCTCGCCTCATACGGCCGCCCGCACGACTACCGGCGCGACCTGCTGACGATGATCGATCCGGCGTTTGCCAACCTGACGGCCGAAGAGACCAGCGGGCTGATGTACGCGTCGGACCGCAACCCGCTGTTCGCGCGCTACGGCGACCTGTTCACGGGGCCGCGGGCGAAGTGGATCGACACGGTCCGCGACCCGGCCATCCGCCAGCGCCTTGCCCGCGAGCGCGACCAGCGCACGTCGACCGATCGCAAGTTCTGGCTGGGCAGCATGACGCCGACAGACACCGCCCGGCTGATCGAGAGCATCGAGCGCGGCACCGCCGCGTCGAAGGCGAGCTGCGACGCCATGCTGCAGACGCTGCGGCGCCAGCAGCTGGGCGCGCGCAGGCTCCCCCACTTCATCGACGTGCCGGTGGCGCACAAGACCGGCGATGGCGGAACCATCGCCAACGACGTCGGCGTCATCTACGCCCGCTCGGGGCCGGTCGTGGTGGCGTTCTTCGCGAACAGCGTGACGGGGTCGTACGCCGAAGCGGAAGATCGCATCGGACGCCTGGGCGAGCGGCTGGTCCGCTACTTCGACGCGGGCAAGTAA
- a CDS encoding acyl-CoA dehydrogenase family protein yields the protein MASATTSETRPKGGSWLVEETVPASVMTPEKLTEEHQLIRQAAAEFIAGEVMPANERLEQKDWALQRELIKKCGSLGLFGTNIPEAYGGVDLDKISTLVVSEELASHASFGATFGAQANLTILPIYMFGTEAQKQKYLPGLISGEVAGAYCLSESGSGSDAMGAKTRAMKQADGSFIMSGEKMWITNGGFADVFIVFAKVDGEHFTAFIVEKKWAGVSSGKEEHKLGLHGSSTTPVILQDVKVPADAVLGEIGKGHKVAFNVLNFGRFKLGAMCSGGGKAALGEAVKYASSRKQFGVAIATFGAIKHKLGEMTARQYALESMMYRTAGLIDQRIATAPDKKADDPAPLLQALEEFAVESSIAKVLGSETVDYIIDENLQIHGGNGFVRDYPAEGHYRDARVNRIFEGTNEINRLLIPGMLMKKALKGELPLLAAAKQLQDEIMSPSMAMPEESDAPLADEARACGVFKKVVLLVAGTAMQKYGMKLEQEQEVLSYLADILIDAYTAESAVLRAQDAAAGKAANADAHADAARITTNEAAGRIELAARSCLAAMAEGDTLRTQLAALRRLMKVTPANTVMMRRRLADASVAKGGYIF from the coding sequence ATGGCAAGCGCAACGACGAGCGAGACGAGACCCAAGGGCGGTTCGTGGCTGGTGGAAGAGACGGTCCCGGCCTCGGTCATGACTCCCGAGAAGCTCACCGAGGAGCACCAGCTGATTCGGCAGGCGGCGGCGGAGTTCATCGCCGGCGAGGTGATGCCCGCCAATGAACGGCTCGAGCAGAAGGACTGGGCGCTGCAGCGCGAGCTGATCAAGAAGTGCGGCAGCCTGGGCCTGTTCGGCACCAACATTCCAGAGGCCTACGGCGGCGTCGACCTCGACAAGATCTCGACGCTGGTGGTGTCTGAAGAACTGGCCAGCCATGCGTCGTTTGGCGCCACCTTTGGCGCCCAGGCCAACCTCACCATCCTGCCGATCTACATGTTCGGCACCGAGGCGCAGAAGCAGAAGTACCTGCCCGGGCTCATCTCCGGCGAGGTCGCCGGGGCCTACTGCCTGAGCGAATCCGGCTCCGGTTCAGACGCGATGGGGGCGAAGACCCGGGCAATGAAGCAGGCCGACGGCAGCTTCATCATGTCCGGCGAGAAGATGTGGATCACCAACGGCGGCTTCGCCGACGTCTTCATCGTGTTCGCCAAGGTCGACGGCGAGCACTTCACCGCCTTCATCGTCGAGAAGAAGTGGGCGGGCGTCTCGAGTGGCAAGGAAGAGCACAAGCTGGGCCTCCACGGCTCCTCGACGACCCCGGTGATCCTGCAGGACGTGAAGGTCCCGGCCGACGCGGTACTGGGCGAGATCGGCAAGGGCCACAAGGTGGCGTTCAACGTGCTGAACTTCGGCCGCTTCAAGCTGGGCGCCATGTGCTCGGGCGGCGGCAAGGCGGCGTTGGGCGAAGCCGTGAAGTACGCCTCGTCACGCAAGCAGTTCGGCGTCGCCATCGCCACCTTTGGCGCCATCAAGCACAAGCTGGGCGAGATGACGGCGCGCCAGTACGCGCTGGAAAGCATGATGTACCGCACCGCCGGCCTGATCGATCAGCGGATTGCGACGGCGCCCGACAAGAAGGCCGACGACCCGGCGCCGCTGCTGCAGGCGCTCGAGGAGTTCGCGGTCGAATCGTCGATTGCGAAGGTGCTCGGCAGCGAGACGGTGGACTACATCATCGACGAGAACCTCCAGATCCACGGCGGCAACGGGTTCGTGCGCGACTACCCGGCCGAGGGCCACTACCGGGATGCGCGCGTCAACCGCATCTTCGAGGGCACCAACGAGATCAACCGCCTGCTCATCCCCGGCATGCTGATGAAGAAGGCGCTCAAGGGCGAGCTGCCGCTGCTGGCCGCGGCCAAGCAGTTACAGGACGAGATCATGAGCCCGTCGATGGCGATGCCGGAAGAGTCAGACGCCCCGCTGGCCGACGAAGCGCGCGCCTGCGGCGTCTTCAAGAAAGTGGTGCTGCTGGTCGCGGGCACCGCCATGCAGAAGTACGGCATGAAGCTCGAACAGGAACAGGAAGTCTTGAGCTACCTGGCCGACATCCTGATCGACGCCTACACCGCCGAAAGCGCCGTTCTGCGCGCGCAGGACGCGGCGGCCGGCAAGGCCGCGAACGCCGATGCCCACGCCGATGCCGCGCGCATCACCACCAACGAAGCGGCCGGCCGCATCGAGCTGGCCGCGCGCAGCTGCCTGGCGGCGATGGCGGAGGGCGACACGCTGCGGACGCAGCTGGCCGCCCTGCGGCGCCTGATGAAGGTCACGCCGGCGAACACGGTCATGATGCGCCGCCGGCTGGCCGATGCGTCTGTGGCAAAGGGCGGCTATATCTTCTGA
- a CDS encoding acetyl-CoA C-acyltransferase: MQDAVIVSAVRTAVGKAPKGTLSVMRPDEMAAAAITGALARVPGLEASSIDDVILGCAMPEGEQGLNVARIASLRAGLPVEASAVTVNRFCSSGLQAIAYGAERIMLGYGQAAVAGGTESMSMVPMGGNKVSPNPALVASYPDVYLSTGLVAENHARESKVSREAQDQFALRSHQRAIAAIEAGRFKDEIVPLTVRIVDGPGNVASGFSRMKIREVTFDTDEGPRRDTSIEALARLRPAFHVSGTVTAGNSSQMSDGASVVIVTSAALARERGLTPLARFVGFATAGVKPELFGIGPVPAIRKVLKLTGLTLDQIDLIELNEAFASQSLACMNELGLDPDKVNVNGGAIALGHPLGCTGGKLTATVIHELHRRKARYGMVTMCVGGGMGAAGIFERM; the protein is encoded by the coding sequence ATGCAGGATGCCGTCATCGTTTCCGCCGTTCGCACCGCCGTTGGCAAGGCGCCCAAGGGCACCCTCAGCGTGATGCGCCCCGACGAAATGGCCGCCGCCGCCATCACCGGCGCGCTCGCCCGCGTCCCCGGCCTCGAGGCCTCGTCCATAGACGATGTGATCCTGGGGTGCGCGATGCCGGAGGGCGAGCAGGGGCTGAACGTGGCGCGCATCGCCAGCCTGCGCGCCGGCCTGCCGGTGGAAGCCTCGGCCGTGACCGTGAACCGCTTCTGCTCGTCCGGCCTCCAGGCCATTGCCTACGGTGCCGAGCGCATCATGCTCGGCTACGGGCAGGCGGCCGTCGCCGGCGGCACCGAGTCGATGAGCATGGTGCCGATGGGCGGCAACAAGGTGTCGCCCAATCCGGCGCTGGTGGCCAGTTACCCCGATGTGTATCTCAGCACCGGCCTGGTCGCCGAGAACCATGCCCGTGAGTCGAAGGTGTCGCGCGAAGCGCAGGATCAGTTCGCGCTCCGGAGCCATCAGCGTGCCATCGCCGCCATCGAAGCGGGCCGCTTCAAGGACGAGATCGTGCCGCTGACGGTGCGCATCGTGGATGGTCCCGGTAATGTGGCATCCGGCTTTAGCCGGATGAAGATCCGCGAGGTCACCTTCGACACCGACGAAGGCCCCCGGCGCGACACCTCGATCGAGGCCCTGGCCAGGCTCAGGCCGGCGTTCCACGTCAGCGGCACGGTGACCGCGGGCAACTCGTCGCAGATGAGCGACGGCGCCTCCGTCGTGATCGTGACGTCGGCGGCGCTGGCCAGGGAGCGCGGCCTCACGCCGCTGGCGCGGTTCGTCGGCTTCGCCACCGCGGGCGTGAAGCCCGAACTCTTTGGCATCGGCCCGGTCCCGGCGATCCGCAAGGTGTTGAAGCTGACGGGCCTGACGCTCGACCAGATCGACCTGATCGAGTTGAACGAGGCGTTCGCATCGCAGTCGCTGGCGTGCATGAACGAGCTGGGACTCGACCCCGACAAGGTCAACGTGAATGGCGGCGCGATCGCGCTGGGGCATCCGCTCGGCTGCACCGGCGGCAAGCTGACGGCCACCGTGATTCACGAGTTGCACCGCCGCAAGGCGCGCTATGGAATGGTGACGATGTGCGTGGGCGGCGGCATGGGCGCGGCGGGGATATTCGAACGAATGTAG
- a CDS encoding alpha/beta family hydrolase yields MAPEFLREIPGPSGPLEALLDLPEGEPRAVAVFGHPHPLHGGTMHTKALYQAAKAMPRIGVAALRFNFRGVGSSAGTFDSGEGEKADFTAAIDFVAGRFPGLPVWAAGMSFGSWIAMTVGAEDPRVSLLLGIAPPVDRYDFDVLRTCPLPKFFVHGEDDELISIKEVRRFYGQIPEPKEMITIEDANHLFEMKTSLVGDAVEGLLADVATPVK; encoded by the coding sequence ATGGCACCCGAATTCCTGCGTGAGATTCCCGGACCCAGTGGTCCGCTGGAGGCGTTGCTGGATCTGCCCGAGGGCGAGCCGCGAGCGGTGGCGGTGTTCGGCCATCCGCATCCCCTGCACGGTGGAACCATGCACACCAAGGCGCTCTACCAGGCGGCCAAGGCCATGCCGCGGATCGGCGTTGCCGCCTTGCGCTTCAACTTCCGCGGGGTCGGGAGCAGCGCCGGCACGTTCGACTCCGGCGAGGGCGAGAAGGCGGACTTCACGGCGGCGATCGATTTCGTGGCCGGGCGCTTTCCCGGCCTCCCGGTGTGGGCCGCCGGCATGTCGTTCGGCTCCTGGATTGCGATGACCGTCGGCGCCGAGGATCCGCGGGTGTCGCTGCTGCTGGGCATTGCGCCGCCGGTTGACCGCTACGACTTCGACGTGCTCCGCACGTGCCCGCTGCCGAAGTTCTTCGTCCACGGCGAAGACGACGAGCTTATTTCCATCAAAGAGGTGCGCAGGTTCTACGGCCAGATTCCCGAGCCGAAGGAAATGATCACCATCGAAGACGCCAACCACCTGTTCGAGATGAAAACGTCACTGGTCGGCGACGCGGTCGAAGGCCTGCTGGCCGACGTCGCCACGCCGGTGAAATAG
- a CDS encoding alpha/beta hydrolase, translating to MIDVGSGSPIVLIPGLQGRWEWMRPAVAALAKHHRVISFSLCDERSSPFPCDPAKAFDNYVTQVASALDRAGLSRAAIVGVSYGGLIAAEFSARHPERVSALVLASALHSGWQPDGQQQRYLNSPRLMSPLFAVTAPARMSPEVAAAFPGMGARLRFMAGQGARIAMAPASPTRMARRVAWASAHAFADPRGITARALVMTGEAGLDKVVPVKVTEQYMKELQSAQRVVLERTGHIGLVTRPHTFAEILGRFVDGTRIPA from the coding sequence ATGATCGACGTCGGTTCCGGTTCGCCCATCGTCCTCATTCCCGGCCTCCAGGGCCGGTGGGAATGGATGCGTCCGGCCGTCGCGGCGCTGGCGAAGCACCACCGCGTGATTTCGTTTTCCCTGTGTGACGAGCGGAGCAGTCCGTTCCCGTGCGACCCGGCGAAGGCGTTCGACAACTACGTGACTCAGGTCGCCTCGGCCCTGGACCGGGCGGGGTTGTCCAGGGCGGCCATTGTCGGCGTGTCGTATGGCGGGTTGATCGCGGCGGAGTTCAGCGCCCGGCATCCAGAACGCGTGTCGGCGCTCGTGCTGGCCTCGGCGCTGCACAGCGGGTGGCAGCCGGACGGTCAGCAGCAACGCTACCTGAACTCGCCGCGGCTGATGAGCCCGCTGTTCGCGGTGACCGCGCCGGCGCGGATGAGCCCGGAAGTGGCGGCCGCCTTTCCCGGGATGGGTGCGCGGCTGCGGTTCATGGCCGGCCAGGGCGCCCGCATCGCGATGGCGCCGGCGTCGCCCACGCGCATGGCCAGGCGCGTCGCCTGGGCATCGGCCCACGCGTTTGCGGACCCGCGCGGCATCACGGCGCGCGCACTCGTGATGACCGGTGAGGCGGGCCTGGACAAGGTGGTGCCGGTCAAGGTCACCGAGCAGTACATGAAGGAACTTCAATCGGCGCAACGCGTCGTGCTCGAGCGGACCGGTCACATCGGCCTGGTGACGCGGCCCCACACGTTCGCGGAGATTCTTGGAAGGTTTGTTGATGGCACCCGAATTCCTGCGTGA
- a CDS encoding 3-hydroxyacyl-CoA dehydrogenase NAD-binding domain-containing protein — protein MIAINSVTVLGAGTMGAQIALHCANAGIPVLLLDLTADVARQGLEKARKLKPDPQFTPDAYRLVTTGGFDTDLDAVGKTDWIMEAVIERLDIKQQLLARVDEKRRPGSIVSTNTSGIPIAALAEGRSDDFRRHWIGTHFFNPPRYLRLLEIIPTAETDPAVVAAVTRFGDHMLGKGVVVAKDTPNFIGNHIALYGVARTLDVLATGRYTIEEIDAITGPALGRPGSATFRTMDIAGIDVLAHVLRNLHERLPNQADRAAFAVAPLVEQLIARGQLGEKTGKGFYERRKNAAGESEIWTLDPATLEYRAKQSVRIPSIEAGKSNDDLAERVRTLFNSKDKAGEFLRATLAPALIYTARVTPEIAHSIDDVDRVMRWGFGWDLGPFELFDVIGVREVLAAAEAVGGHAMIGGVPPLVADLLAGGLTRFRDGLVKPAAADLQILRTAREQGRVIKKNAGASLVDLGDGVIAVEFHSKMNAIGADTVQMLHAGVKEAAKGGVALVVGNDAPNFSAGANLMLVLLEAQEGNWDELDLMIRGFQQATLALRYSPVPVVAAPAGLTLGGGTEIALHADRVQAAAETYMGLVEAGVGLIPGGGGTKEMTVRAMAELPTPQSDPLPYIQKAFETVALAKVSASGPDALRIGYLSPTDGFSMNRERLMADAKAKALERVREGYHVPAPRTAIPVGGESVTAALNLGVHLAWRAGRASDHDALIGRKLAHIFGGGNLPHATTVTEQYLLDLEREAFMSLLGERKTLERIQHTLKTGKPLRN, from the coding sequence ATGATTGCCATCAACTCTGTCACCGTGCTCGGCGCCGGCACTATGGGCGCGCAGATCGCGCTGCACTGCGCCAACGCCGGCATCCCGGTGCTGCTGCTGGACCTCACCGCCGATGTGGCGCGACAGGGCCTGGAGAAGGCGCGCAAGCTGAAGCCGGATCCGCAGTTCACGCCCGACGCCTACCGGCTGGTCACCACCGGCGGCTTCGACACCGACCTGGATGCCGTTGGCAAGACCGACTGGATCATGGAAGCGGTGATCGAGCGGCTCGACATCAAGCAGCAGCTGCTGGCCCGCGTTGACGAGAAGCGCCGTCCCGGCTCGATCGTCAGCACCAACACCTCGGGCATTCCGATCGCCGCGCTCGCCGAAGGCCGCTCGGACGACTTCCGCCGGCACTGGATCGGCACCCACTTCTTCAATCCGCCGCGCTATCTGCGGCTGCTCGAGATCATCCCGACCGCCGAGACCGACCCGGCAGTGGTGGCGGCGGTCACCCGGTTCGGCGATCACATGCTCGGCAAGGGCGTGGTGGTGGCGAAAGACACGCCCAACTTCATCGGCAACCACATCGCGCTCTACGGCGTGGCGCGCACGCTCGACGTGCTGGCCACCGGCCGCTACACCATTGAAGAGATCGACGCCATCACCGGCCCGGCGCTTGGGCGTCCGGGCAGCGCGACGTTCCGGACCATGGACATCGCCGGCATCGACGTGCTCGCGCACGTGTTGCGCAACCTCCACGAGCGGCTCCCCAACCAGGCGGACCGCGCCGCCTTCGCGGTGGCGCCCCTGGTCGAGCAATTGATTGCGCGCGGGCAGCTCGGCGAGAAAACCGGCAAGGGCTTCTACGAGCGGCGCAAGAACGCGGCCGGGGAATCCGAGATCTGGACGCTCGATCCGGCCACCCTCGAGTATCGGGCGAAGCAGTCGGTGCGCATCCCGTCGATCGAAGCCGGCAAGTCGAACGACGACCTGGCCGAGCGCGTGCGCACCCTCTTCAACTCGAAAGACAAGGCGGGCGAGTTCCTGCGCGCCACCCTGGCGCCGGCGCTGATCTACACCGCGCGCGTCACCCCGGAGATTGCCCACTCGATCGATGACGTGGACCGCGTGATGCGGTGGGGGTTCGGCTGGGACCTCGGGCCCTTCGAGTTGTTCGACGTGATCGGGGTGCGCGAGGTGTTGGCCGCCGCCGAAGCGGTGGGTGGACACGCGATGATCGGCGGCGTGCCGCCGCTGGTGGCCGACCTGCTCGCGGGCGGCCTCACCCGCTTCCGTGACGGCCTGGTGAAGCCGGCGGCCGCGGACCTGCAGATCCTGCGGACCGCCAGGGAACAGGGCCGCGTGATCAAGAAGAACGCCGGCGCCAGCCTCGTCGACCTCGGCGACGGCGTGATCGCGGTCGAGTTCCACTCGAAGATGAACGCGATCGGCGCCGACACGGTGCAGATGCTGCACGCCGGCGTCAAGGAAGCCGCGAAGGGCGGAGTGGCGCTGGTGGTCGGCAACGACGCGCCGAACTTCTCCGCCGGCGCCAACCTGATGCTGGTGCTGCTCGAGGCCCAGGAAGGCAACTGGGACGAACTCGACCTGATGATTCGCGGGTTCCAGCAGGCCACCTTGGCGCTGCGCTACAGCCCGGTGCCGGTGGTCGCGGCGCCCGCGGGCCTCACGCTCGGCGGCGGCACCGAGATCGCGCTGCACGCCGACCGCGTGCAGGCGGCCGCCGAAACCTACATGGGGCTCGTGGAGGCAGGCGTCGGCCTCATCCCCGGCGGCGGCGGCACGAAAGAGATGACCGTGCGCGCCATGGCGGAGCTGCCCACGCCGCAGAGCGATCCGCTGCCCTACATCCAGAAGGCGTTTGAAACCGTGGCGCTCGCGAAGGTTTCGGCCAGCGGTCCCGACGCCCTGCGCATCGGCTACCTGTCGCCGACCGACGGCTTCTCGATGAACCGCGAACGCCTGATGGCCGACGCCAAGGCCAAGGCTCTCGAACGCGTGCGCGAGGGCTATCACGTGCCGGCGCCACGCACCGCGATACCCGTGGGCGGCGAGTCGGTGACCGCCGCGCTGAACCTCGGCGTGCACCTGGCCTGGCGGGCAGGACGCGCGAGCGATCACGATGCCCTGATCGGCCGCAAGCTCGCGCACATCTTTGGCGGCGGCAACCTGCCCCACGCGACCACCGTCACCGAGCAGTACTTGCTGGATCTCGAGCGCGAGGCGTTCATGAGCCTGCTCGGCGAGCGCAAGACGCTGGAGCGCATCCAGCACACCCTCAAGACCGGCAAGCCGCTGAGGAACTGA
- a CDS encoding TetR/AcrR family transcriptional regulator translates to MAVAARRLAAVKPAGAGLDKRDLILRAATRVFAQNGYFQSQVADVARVAGVAAGTVYLYFEGKDDLLVSIFERSMGEVIGEGRAALEGVADPAERLRRIARLHLGRLGRDKHLAVVFQVELRQSVKFMERFSATFLQDYLKLIRDTIADGQHSGGFRKGISPTTAAKIFFGALDEMATNWMLSRRKYDLSAEADAVVDLFINGIGRRPVHRSAEREGG, encoded by the coding sequence GTGGCGGTAGCGGCCCGGCGGCTGGCCGCGGTCAAGCCGGCCGGCGCCGGCCTCGACAAGCGCGACCTCATCCTGCGCGCGGCGACCCGGGTGTTCGCGCAGAACGGCTACTTCCAGTCGCAGGTGGCCGACGTCGCCCGGGTGGCGGGCGTCGCGGCGGGGACCGTCTACCTCTACTTCGAGGGCAAGGACGACCTGCTGGTGTCGATCTTCGAGCGATCGATGGGCGAAGTGATCGGCGAAGGCCGCGCCGCGCTCGAGGGCGTTGCCGATCCGGCGGAACGCCTCCGGCGCATCGCCCGCCTGCACCTCGGCCGGCTCGGCCGCGACAAGCATCTCGCCGTGGTCTTCCAGGTCGAACTGCGGCAGTCGGTGAAGTTCATGGAGCGCTTCTCCGCCACCTTCCTCCAGGACTACCTGAAGCTGATCCGCGATACGATTGCCGATGGGCAGCACAGCGGCGGGTTTCGCAAAGGCATCAGCCCCACCACCGCTGCCAAGATCTTCTTCGGCGCACTCGACGAGATGGCCACCAACTGGATGCTCAGCCGTCGCAAGTACGACCTGTCGGCTGAGGCCGATGCGGTCGTGGATCTGTTCATCAACGGCATCGGCCGCCGACCTGTCCACCGTAGCGCGGAGCGCGAAGGTGGATGA